In Methylocystis sp. MJC1, one DNA window encodes the following:
- a CDS encoding IS110 family transposase, with protein sequence MTLRNKPRDAEVYGVDIGKTVFHVVGLDAAGKPIQKASFRRDTLLKFFEAAKPALVDMEACAGSQWLARKILALGHKVRIVPAQFVKPYVKSNKSDIIDAAAIAEAVTRPTMRFVEVKSVAQADLQALHRIRDQMMTARTRLINQMRAFCLECGVAMHQGAGKFKADFPRIIADEGNDISAAMRRLLLDLFEDLKRLELRIGQVTKEIEAIAAVDDRARRLMTVPGIGALAATAIVATAGDGQQFKKARDMAAWLGLVPRQFSTGGKTTLLGISKRGNQYVRGLLVHGSRSCLLHLDRSRDRLGAWLDALQRRMHNNKVVVALAAKIARIVWVILTRPGALYERHQPIPA encoded by the coding sequence ATGACATTGCGCAACAAACCCCGCGATGCTGAGGTCTACGGCGTCGACATCGGCAAAACCGTTTTCCACGTTGTCGGCCTCGATGCGGCCGGCAAGCCGATCCAGAAGGCAAGCTTTCGGCGCGACACGCTGCTGAAGTTCTTTGAGGCAGCCAAGCCTGCGCTCGTCGACATGGAGGCCTGTGCCGGCTCGCAATGGCTTGCTCGAAAAATCCTGGCCTTGGGCCACAAGGTTCGGATTGTTCCGGCGCAGTTCGTGAAGCCCTATGTCAAATCAAATAAAAGCGACATCATCGACGCAGCCGCCATCGCAGAAGCCGTCACACGACCAACGATGCGGTTTGTGGAGGTGAAGTCCGTTGCGCAGGCCGATTTGCAAGCGCTTCATCGCATTCGCGATCAGATGATGACCGCACGAACCCGACTGATCAATCAGATGCGCGCCTTCTGTCTCGAATGCGGCGTCGCGATGCATCAGGGCGCCGGCAAGTTCAAAGCAGACTTTCCGCGCATCATCGCTGACGAGGGCAATGATATCAGTGCGGCGATGCGACGCCTCCTTCTGGATCTTTTCGAGGATTTGAAACGCCTGGAGTTGCGAATCGGCCAAGTGACTAAGGAAATCGAAGCGATCGCCGCAGTCGACGACCGAGCTCGGCGTCTGATGACCGTGCCCGGCATCGGCGCGCTCGCTGCAACCGCCATTGTCGCTACAGCGGGTGACGGACAACAGTTCAAAAAAGCACGCGACATGGCCGCTTGGCTCGGCCTTGTGCCGCGGCAATTTTCGACGGGCGGCAAGACCACGCTGCTCGGTATCAGCAAGCGTGGCAACCAGTACGTGCGCGGGTTACTCGTCCACGGGTCGCGATCATGTCTATTGCATCTCGACCGCTCACGTGATCGTCTCGGCGCGTGGCTCGATGCCCTGCAACGACGGATGCACAACAACAAGGTCGTCGTCGCCCTCGCGGCGAAAATCGCCCGCATTGTCTGGGTCATCCTGACCCGTCCAGGCGCGTTGTACGAACGCCATCAACCCATTCCGGCTTAA
- the tnpB gene encoding IS66 family insertion sequence element accessory protein TnpB (TnpB, as the term is used for proteins encoded by IS66 family insertion elements, is considered an accessory protein, since TnpC, encoded by a neighboring gene, is a DDE family transposase.), translating into MIGPTGAIRVMVATKPVDFRKGAEGLAALVRETMQADPFDGAVYVFRAKRADRIKLVFWDGTGVCLFAKRLEDGEFRWPKIEDGVMRLSAAQFSALLEGLDFRRVRAAKETAAPTLPG; encoded by the coding sequence ATGATCGGGCCGACAGGCGCGATCCGCGTCATGGTGGCGACGAAGCCCGTCGACTTCCGAAAGGGCGCCGAGGGCTTGGCTGCGCTGGTCCGAGAGACGATGCAGGCAGATCCTTTTGACGGCGCTGTTTATGTGTTCCGCGCGAAAAGGGCTGATCGCATCAAACTGGTGTTCTGGGACGGCACGGGCGTCTGTCTCTTTGCCAAGCGGCTGGAAGATGGCGAGTTCCGCTGGCCGAAGATCGAAGACGGGGTGATGCGGTTGTCCGCGGCGCAGTTTTCGGCGCTGCTGGAGGGGCTCGACTTTCGCCGCGTGCGCGCGGCGAAAGAGACGGCGGCGCCGACCTTGCCGGGATAA
- the tnpC gene encoding IS66 family transposase, with product MAQAIETLPDDPNELKAMLLAERARNERLVQIIKEMQRHRFGRRAETLPEDQMLLALEEVEQTEAGAAAEGEAKSAAEREKAARKRRTNRGALPAHLPRIETIIDIEDKACPCCKGALHQIGEDVSERLDVVPAQFRVLVTRRPKYACRACEGAVVQAPAPARLIEGGLPTEVTVAHVLVSKYADHLPLYRQAQIYARQGIALDRSTLADWVGRAAWHLRPVHERLLEHIRSSTKIFADETRAPVLDPGRGRTKTGQLWAYARDDRPWGGADPPIAVYVYAQNRKSEQPLTHLAGFTGVVQVDGYAGYRALTQKNSVSLAFCWSHVRRRFYELAAAGPAPIASEALARIGELYAIESDIRGQSAGKRRDARQEKSRPILDALEPWLREKLALISQKTKLAEAIRYALSRWDGLTRFIDDGRIEIDSNVVERAIRPIALNRKNALFAGSDGGGENWAIVASLIETSKLNGVDPLAYIADALSKIVNGHLASKLDELMPWAYAQSAVAFKEVA from the coding sequence ATGGCGCAGGCGATCGAGACGCTTCCCGACGATCCAAACGAACTGAAGGCGATGCTGCTTGCCGAGCGGGCGCGCAACGAGCGTCTCGTTCAGATCATCAAGGAGATGCAGCGCCATCGCTTTGGACGGCGCGCCGAGACCCTTCCCGAAGACCAGATGCTGCTCGCGCTCGAAGAGGTCGAGCAGACGGAAGCGGGCGCCGCGGCGGAGGGGGAAGCCAAGTCCGCCGCCGAACGTGAAAAGGCGGCCAGAAAGCGCCGCACGAACCGTGGCGCGCTACCTGCCCATCTCCCGCGCATCGAAACCATCATCGACATCGAGGATAAAGCCTGTCCTTGCTGCAAGGGCGCGCTCCACCAGATCGGCGAAGATGTCTCTGAGCGGCTCGACGTCGTGCCAGCGCAGTTCCGCGTGCTGGTGACGCGTCGACCCAAATACGCTTGTCGCGCCTGCGAGGGCGCGGTCGTGCAGGCGCCGGCCCCGGCGCGGCTGATCGAAGGCGGCTTGCCGACGGAGGTGACAGTCGCACATGTGCTCGTTTCCAAATACGCCGATCATCTTCCGCTTTATCGCCAAGCACAGATCTACGCCCGGCAGGGGATCGCCCTCGACCGTTCGACGCTCGCCGACTGGGTTGGTCGCGCCGCCTGGCATTTGCGGCCCGTGCACGAGCGGCTTCTGGAACACATCAGATCGTCGACGAAAATCTTCGCTGACGAGACAAGGGCGCCGGTGCTCGACCCCGGGCGCGGGCGTACCAAGACTGGCCAACTTTGGGCTTATGCGCGTGACGACCGGCCATGGGGCGGCGCCGATCCGCCAATCGCAGTCTATGTCTATGCGCAAAACCGAAAGTCCGAGCAGCCGCTCACGCATCTTGCTGGCTTCACGGGCGTCGTGCAGGTCGACGGTTACGCCGGCTATCGCGCGCTGACGCAGAAGAACAGCGTGTCGCTCGCCTTCTGCTGGTCTCACGTCCGCCGGCGCTTCTACGAACTCGCCGCAGCAGGTCCCGCGCCGATCGCCAGCGAGGCTCTGGCGCGCATCGGCGAACTCTACGCCATCGAGAGCGACATCCGCGGCCAAAGCGCCGGCAAACGTCGGGACGCGCGGCAGGAGAAATCCCGCCCCATCCTCGACGCGCTCGAGCCATGGCTGCGTGAAAAACTCGCGCTGATCAGCCAGAAGACCAAGCTCGCCGAGGCGATCCGCTACGCGCTCTCGCGCTGGGACGGCCTGACACGCTTCATCGACGACGGGCGCATCGAGATCGACTCCAATGTCGTCGAACGTGCAATCCGTCCCATCGCCCTCAATCGGAAAAACGCTCTCTTCGCGGGTTCGGACGGAGGCGGCGAAAACTGGGCGATCGTCGCCTCGCTCATCGAGACCTCCAAGCTCAATGGCGTCGATCCGCTGGCCTACATCGCTGACGCTCTTTCTAAGATCGTCAACGGCCATCTCGCAAGTAAGCTCGACGAACTGATGCCTTGGGCCTATGCACAATCCGCCGTGGCCTTCAAAGAGGTGGCCTGA
- the tnpA gene encoding IS66-like element accessory protein TnpA, with product MSRLDPTLEPNGGAVRRIEVITGGGERRRRWSVAEKAQAVEESLAPGAVVSVVARRHGLAPQQLFSWRRKARRQAELDAVSFAPVVVERREEAPVALGSESRPVARPHVIELAIDGASVWIWRDAPMGMVTAIIDALKASS from the coding sequence GTGTCCAGACTTGACCCTACGCTTGAGCCTAATGGCGGAGCGGTGCGCCGGATCGAAGTGATCACGGGCGGCGGCGAACGTCGTCGACGATGGTCGGTTGCGGAGAAGGCGCAAGCCGTCGAAGAGTCGCTTGCGCCTGGCGCGGTGGTTTCAGTTGTCGCGCGACGGCATGGGCTGGCGCCGCAGCAATTGTTTTCGTGGCGACGAAAGGCGCGACGGCAAGCGGAACTCGATGCTGTTTCATTTGCGCCGGTTGTTGTCGAGCGACGAGAGGAAGCGCCCGTCGCTCTGGGGTCGGAGAGCAGACCGGTTGCTCGCCCGCACGTGATTGAGCTCGCAATTGACGGTGCAAGCGTCTGGATCTGGCGTGACGCGCCCATGGGCATGGTCACGGCGATTATCGACGCCTTGAAGGCGAGTTCATGA
- a CDS encoding IS110 family transposase, which yields MEQSTEIFVGIDVSKARNAVAVASGGRSGEVRFVGEVDSSVESMRRLIKRITAKHADAHFCYEAGPTGYGLNRLIVSMGFPCSVVAPSLIPRKAGDRVKTNRRDAVALARLLRAGELTAVWVPDESHEAMRDLVRARAAAVETLCVHRQQVSAFMLRHSRIFPRKTAWGARHLRWLQEQKFDHPAHQIALQEMVEAVRISKERVERLEAAIEEFLPEWSLAPVVQALQTLRGIDLIVAVTCATELGDLSRFENPRQLMGYLGLTPSERSTGDTVRRGGITKAGNGRVRHLLIESAWTYRHPPRIGKLKLYKLEAAPPRVREIAWKAQTRLTARYRALSARGKRTTVVCAAIARELVGFMWCVAKEAQTA from the coding sequence ATGGAGCAGTCTACAGAGATTTTCGTCGGGATCGACGTTTCGAAGGCGCGTAACGCGGTTGCAGTCGCTTCCGGCGGGCGAAGCGGCGAGGTGCGTTTTGTCGGGGAAGTGGATTCGTCTGTCGAAAGCATGCGCCGCCTCATCAAGCGCATTACGGCCAAACATGCGGATGCGCATTTTTGCTATGAAGCCGGGCCGACCGGTTATGGCCTGAACCGGCTCATCGTTTCGATGGGGTTCCCTTGTTCCGTGGTCGCGCCTTCTCTCATTCCGCGCAAGGCGGGCGATCGGGTCAAGACCAACCGTCGCGATGCGGTTGCGCTCGCCAGGTTGCTTCGGGCTGGTGAACTGACAGCCGTGTGGGTTCCGGACGAAAGTCATGAAGCGATGCGCGATCTCGTGCGCGCAAGAGCCGCGGCGGTCGAAACGCTGTGTGTGCATCGTCAGCAGGTGAGCGCATTTATGCTCCGGCACAGTCGGATTTTTCCGCGCAAGACCGCTTGGGGCGCTCGTCATCTTCGCTGGCTTCAAGAACAGAAATTTGATCATCCGGCCCATCAGATCGCGTTGCAGGAGATGGTCGAAGCCGTGAGAATCTCTAAGGAGCGCGTGGAGCGTCTCGAGGCGGCGATCGAAGAGTTCCTACCCGAATGGTCGCTGGCGCCTGTGGTCCAGGCGCTCCAGACCCTACGAGGGATCGATCTGATCGTAGCCGTTACCTGCGCCACGGAGCTTGGCGATCTGAGTCGCTTCGAAAATCCGCGTCAGCTCATGGGCTATCTCGGTCTGACGCCGAGTGAGCGCTCGACGGGCGACACAGTTCGGCGTGGCGGCATCACCAAGGCCGGCAATGGTCGCGTGCGGCATCTGCTGATCGAAAGCGCCTGGACCTACCGCCATCCACCACGGATCGGAAAATTGAAGCTCTACAAACTCGAAGCCGCGCCGCCGCGCGTAAGAGAGATAGCGTGGAAAGCGCAGACCCGCCTAACAGCACGATATCGCGCGCTCAGTGCACGCGGCAAAAGAACGACCGTCGTCTGCGCCGCAATTGCGCGGGAGCTTGTTGGTTTCATGTGGTGCGTTGCAAAGGAGGCGCAAACCGCCTGA
- a CDS encoding IS110 family transposase has translation MEKVSIIGLDLAKRSFQAHGALADGGVGFRKKLSREKVLAFFAEQPRCIVAMEACGSAHHWGRAIRDLGHEVRLIPPAYVKPFVKRQKNDAADAEAIAEAASRPTMRFVAIKTEEQQARAMLFRTRDLLIRQRTQLINALRGHLSEHGVVAAQGTANVKVLEAAVEDQTTPFPLLVVELARAFLDQIEGLSKKISDLEKVTVHEAAYGETTRRLQTMPGVGPITALAIETFAPPMDVFNRGRDFAAWLGLVPRQHSTGGKQVLGKISKMDQRDIRRLLIIGAMAVVRSALRKGAPEGSWLQRMLSRKPKMLVAIALANNMARSVWAMLAKGEDFRVPAVAVS, from the coding sequence ATGGAAAAGGTTAGCATCATCGGTCTTGATCTTGCAAAACGGTCCTTCCAGGCGCATGGCGCCCTCGCCGATGGTGGCGTGGGTTTCCGCAAGAAGCTTTCCCGAGAAAAAGTTCTCGCCTTCTTTGCCGAGCAGCCACGCTGCATCGTCGCCATGGAGGCCTGCGGAAGCGCCCACCATTGGGGGCGAGCCATCCGCGACCTCGGGCACGAGGTTCGATTGATCCCACCCGCCTACGTCAAACCTTTCGTCAAGCGCCAAAAGAACGATGCGGCCGACGCGGAAGCTATCGCTGAGGCTGCAAGTCGACCGACGATGCGTTTTGTCGCGATCAAGACCGAGGAACAGCAGGCCCGCGCCATGCTTTTTCGGACGCGGGATCTTTTGATCCGGCAGCGTACGCAGCTGATTAACGCGCTCCGCGGTCATTTGTCGGAGCACGGCGTCGTCGCCGCTCAGGGGACGGCGAACGTTAAAGTTCTTGAAGCGGCGGTCGAGGATCAAACAACACCGTTTCCATTGCTCGTCGTGGAACTGGCGCGTGCCTTCCTTGATCAGATCGAAGGGCTGTCGAAAAAGATCTCCGACCTTGAGAAGGTGACGGTTCACGAAGCCGCATACGGAGAAACGACACGGCGTCTGCAAACTATGCCTGGCGTCGGCCCAATCACGGCCCTAGCGATAGAGACTTTCGCGCCGCCAATGGATGTCTTCAACCGAGGGCGCGATTTCGCCGCCTGGCTTGGGCTTGTCCCCCGGCAACATTCGACCGGGGGCAAACAGGTTCTCGGGAAAATCTCAAAGATGGACCAGCGCGATATTCGCCGCCTGCTGATCATCGGCGCGATGGCCGTCGTTCGCTCCGCCTTGCGGAAGGGTGCGCCGGAGGGAAGCTGGCTGCAGCGCATGCTGTCGCGCAAACCAAAGATGCTGGTGGCGATTGCGCTCGCCAACAATATGGCGCGCTCGGTCTGGGCCATGCTGGCGAAGGGAGAAGATTTCCGAGTTCCTGCGGTTGCGGTGTCCTGA
- a CDS encoding ABC transporter permease translates to MSAHLLPKLSEFGRIISVILLMDMRTRFGASFFGYLIAIGWPLSHLVIISGAYLLRNYVAPVGESPAVFVATGVVPYILCLYPGRMLGMAVIQGRSLLNMPILKPGHLIAARWILEVLNAFIVLGLYLLLMYSLDIDFLPADYFVAAQAVLAAVYLGVGIGALNTVACAVFGHFFLLAFTMVTVLLYIASGVYVPSYTFSEEMREYYSYNPLFQIVEWLRSAYYTSYDPAMVDKFYVIEVASISLALGLLGERFFRGKFLS, encoded by the coding sequence GTGTCAGCGCATCTTCTACCCAAGTTAAGTGAATTTGGCCGAATTATCTCGGTGATCCTACTGATGGATATGAGAACGCGTTTCGGCGCCAGCTTTTTTGGCTATCTTATTGCTATCGGTTGGCCGCTGAGCCATCTCGTCATCATCTCGGGCGCTTATCTCCTGAGGAACTATGTCGCGCCTGTCGGCGAGAGCCCGGCTGTTTTCGTCGCAACGGGAGTCGTGCCATACATCCTCTGTCTTTATCCTGGCAGAATGCTTGGTATGGCCGTAATTCAGGGTCGCTCGCTGCTGAACATGCCGATCCTCAAGCCTGGGCATCTGATCGCCGCGAGATGGATATTGGAGGTACTCAACGCTTTCATTGTCTTGGGTTTGTATTTGTTGCTTATGTATTCGCTCGATATCGATTTTCTCCCGGCAGACTACTTTGTCGCCGCCCAAGCAGTTCTTGCTGCTGTTTATCTTGGCGTAGGAATTGGAGCGCTTAATACTGTCGCTTGCGCGGTATTCGGACACTTTTTCCTTCTAGCCTTTACTATGGTGACAGTTCTTCTATATATTGCTTCCGGTGTGTACGTGCCGTCTTACACATTTAGTGAAGAGATGCGTGAGTATTACTCCTATAATCCGCTTTTCCAGATCGTGGAATGGCTACGCTCGGCGTATTACACGAGCTATGATCCCGCTATGGTCGATAAATTCTACGTAATCGAAGTCGCTTCAATCTCTCTTGCTCTTGGCCTACTAGGGGAGCGTTTTTTTCGCGGAAAATTTCTCTCCTGA